One Triticum dicoccoides isolate Atlit2015 ecotype Zavitan chromosome 5B, WEW_v2.0, whole genome shotgun sequence genomic window carries:
- the LOC119310322 gene encoding uncharacterized protein LOC119310322, whose amino-acid sequence MAASSENVEVARGADGRKWVTRRRRPMRKGNSRKRKLCRSFSPSGPKPLRMRTSPALVAHHGKLSPKCFSAYYNYGCALLRNTQSNQDSVKGATTQSDTLIPQDLDLAWKMLHVARAISEKSPGSTMKKYLSFVALTEVSVQREDLDYTLIACFKALAILEHLLEPDYRHIINLNGHIRFAFELVSKFGDAKAISMCKSLIENLKRANEALLAYKGDDPSATEVGPEKSSLAKDIEFSTDILPRC is encoded by the exons ATGGCTGCCTCCTCGGAGAATGTCGAGGTGGCCCGGGGGGCAGATGGGAGGAAGTGGGTGACAAGGAGAAGGAGGCCGATGAGAAAGGGGAACAGCAGGAAGAGAAAGCTGTGCAGGAGCTTTTCACCAAGTGGTCCAAAGCCTTTAAGGATGAGGACTTCACCAGCGCT GGTGGCACATCATGGTAAACTTTCTCCAAAGTGTTTCAGCGCATATTACAATTATGGATGTGCTTTGCTACGGAATACTCAATCAAATCAAGATTCGGTGAAGGGTGCAACCACTCAAAGTGATACTTTAATACCACAGG ATTTGGATCTGGCCTGGAAAATGTTGCATGTTGCAAGAGCAATATCTGAGAAGAGTCCTGGCAGCACTATGAAGAAATATCTAAGCTTTGTTGCTCTCACTGAAGTCTCTGTGCAAAGAG AAGACCTAGACTACACACTCATTGCGTGCTTCAAAGCTTTGGCCATCTTGGAGCATTTGCTTGAGCCTGATTATCGTCATATTATCAATCT AAACGGACATATACGTTTCGCCTTCGAGTTGGTATCCAAGTTTGGAGATGCAAAGGCTATTTCAATGTGCAAGTCACTTATAGAGAACCTGAAAAGGGCCAATGAAGCTTTGTTGGCTTATAAAGGTGATGATCCATCAGCTACTGAAGTTGGCCCAGAAAAATCCTCTCTAGCCAAGGATATAGAGTTCTCTACTGacatactccctcg GTGCTAA